Proteins from a genomic interval of Quercus lobata isolate SW786 chromosome 11, ValleyOak3.0 Primary Assembly, whole genome shotgun sequence:
- the LOC115967823 gene encoding long chain acyl-CoA synthetase 2 produces MSDIYTVKVEESRPATAQKPSAGPVYRSIYAKDGLLDLPAGLESPWQFLSDSAKRNPSNPMLGRRQVTDSKVGPYVWLTYQEVYDAAIRVGSAIRSRGVNPGDRCGIYGSNCPEWIIAMEACNSQAMTYVPLYDTLGPNAVEFIINHAEVSIAFVQENKISAILSCLPRCSENLKTIVSFSNISSTQKKEAEAAGVSCFSWKEFSELGSLNNELPPKNKADICTIMYTSGTTGEPKGVILTNAAIMAEVLTTDHLLLLTDRVCSEEDSYFSFLPLAHVYDQIMESYCIYKGSSIGFWRGDIRFLMEDIQELKPSMFCGVPRVYDRIYSGILNKISSGGALRKALFQYAYNYKLGNLEKGLNQDKAAPLLDRLIFDKIKQGLGGRIRILLSGAAPLTRHVEEFLRVTSGSTLSQGYGLTESCGGCFTSIGDVFSMIGTVGVPITTIEARLESVPEMGYDALASMPRGEICLRGTTLFSGYHKRQDLTEDVLVDGWFHTGDIGEWQPNGAMKIIDRKKNIFKLSQGEYVAVENIESTYLRCPLLTSIWVYGNSFESFLVAVVVPDRKALEDWAINHNVTGDFNSLCENLKARKYILDELNNTGHKNQLRGFEMLKAVHLEPNPFDMERDLITPTFKLKRPQLLKYYKDTVDQLYSEAKGIRV; encoded by the exons ATGTCAGATATCTACACAGTGAAGGTTGAGGAATCAAGGCCTGCAACAGCTCAAAAGCCATCGGCAGGGCCTGTGTATAGAAGCATTTATGCTAAAGATGGTCTCTTGGACTTGCCGGCCGGATTGGAATCTCCATGGCAATTCCTCAG CGACTCAGCTAAGAGGAACCCCAGCAACCCAATGCTGGGTCGACGTCAAGTCACTGACTCAAAG GTGGGTCCCTATGTGTGGCTCACATATCAGGAGGTTTATGATGCAGCCATCCGCGTGGGCTCTGCCATCAGGAGCCGTGGTGTCAATCCT GGTGATCGTTGTGGTATATATGGGTCCAACTGTCCAGAATGGATAATTGCAATGGAG GCATGTAACAGCCAGGCTATGACATATGTACCTCTATATGACACACTGG GACCAAATGCAGTGGAGTTCATCATCAACCATGCTGAAGTTTCAATAGCTTTCGTGCAAGAGAACAAAATATCTGCT ATTCTATCATGCCTCCCTAGATGttcagaaaatttaaaaa CTATTGTCAGCTTTTCAAATATTTCAAGCACACAAAAGAAAGAAGCTGAAGCAGCGGGGGTTTCTTGCTTTTCCTGGAAGGAGTTTTCTGAGTTG GGAAGTTTGAATAACGAACTGCCTCCAAAAAACAAGGCTGACATCTGCACAATAATGTATACAAGTGGAACAACAGGAGAACCAAAAGGTGTCATTCTTACAAATGCAGCTATAATGGCAGAAGTATTGACGACAGACCACCTACTTTTACTAACAGATAGAGTG TGTTCAGAAGAAGATTCATATTTCTCCTTCCTTCCTTTGGCCCATGTATATGATCAAATAATGGAGAGCTATTGCATCTATAAGGGCTCCTCAATAGGATTTTGGCGAGGC GACATTAGGTTTCTGATGGAGGACATACAGGAACTGAAGCCATCTATGTTTTGTGGGGTTCCTAGAGTTTATGATCGTATATACAGTg gtatacttaataaaatttcatcgGGAGGTGCGTTGCGGAAGGCATTGTTCCAATATGCTTATAACTA CAAGTTGGGAAATCTAGAGAAGGGACTTAATCAAGATAAAGCAGCACCTCTCTTGGACAGGCTTATCTTTGATAAG ATCAAACAAGGATTAGGGGGGCGAATTCGTATCTTGTTATCAGGCGCTGCACCTTTGACTAGGCACGTGGAGGAGTTTTTGAGGGTCACCAGCGGCTCTACTTTATCCCAAGGATATG GTCTTACTGAAAGTTGTGGTGGGTGTTTTACATCCATTGGCGATGTATTTAGCATGATCGGAACTGTTGGAGTCCCCATCACAACCATTGAAGCCAGGCTTGAGTCAGTGCCAGAGATGGGATATGATGCACTTGCCAGCATGCCACGTGGAGAGATTTGCCTGAGGGGAACAACCTTGTTCTCTGGTTACCACAAGCGACAAGACCTGACTGAAGATGTCCTTGTTGACGGGTGGTTTCATACAG GTGACATTGGAGAATGGCAGCCCAACGGAGCAATGAAAATCATTGACAGgaaaaagaatatatttaaGCTGTCTCAAGGTGAATATGTTGCTGTAGAGAACATCGAAAGCACATACTTGCGATGCCCTCTTTTAACATCG ATTTGGGTCTATGGGAACAGTTTTGAGTCGTTCCTCGTAGCTGTGGTGGTTCCGGACAGAAAGGCATTAGAGGATTGGGCAATAAACCATAATGTCACTGGTGATTTTAATTCATTATGTGAAAACCTGAAGGCAAGGAAATACATTTTAGATGAGCTTAATAACACTGGTCACAAAAACCAG CTTCGAGGCTTTGAGATGTTAAAAGCAGTCCATTTGGAACCAAATCCCTTTGACATGGAGAGGGATCTGATAACTCCAACATTCAAATTGAAGAGACCACAATTGCTCAAGTACTACAAG GACACTGTTGATCAATTGTACAGTGAAGCCAAGGGAATAAGAGTGTGA
- the LOC115967824 gene encoding cold-regulated 413 plasma membrane protein 2-like, whose product MAKGYIRMKTDQDLFSSDVKDLANSVKKLATHVIKLGSLGFGSTFLEWLAAFAAIYLLILDRTNWKTNILTSLLIPYIFLSLPSLLFSILRGEIGKWIAFVAVVLRLFFPKHFPDWLELPGAFILLTVAAPSLLADTVRDSWVGVLICLAIAGYLLQEHIRASGGFRNSFTKANGLSNTIGIVLLFIYPVWALVLDVL is encoded by the exons ATGGCGAAGGGCTACATAAGAATGAAAACTGATCAAGATCTATTTAGCTCTGACGTGAAAGATCTTGCAAACTCTGTTAAAAAGCTAGCCACCCATGTCATCAAGCTTGGAAGCTTAGGCTTTGGCTCCACTTTTCTTGAATGGCTCGCTGCTTTTGCTgctat TTATTTGTTGATCTTGGATCGAACAAACTGGAAGACAAACATTCTTACATCTCTGTTGATCCCATACATCTTCTTGAGTCTTCCTTCACTACTGTTCAGCATACTCAG GGGAGAGATTGGGAAATGGATTGCTTTCGTTGCTGTTGTGTTGCGCCTTTTCTTCCCAAAACATTTCCCAG ATTGGCTGGAACTTCCAGGTGCTTTCATTCTTCTGACGGTGGCAGCCCCTAGTTTACTTGCAGACACGGTAAGGGACAGCTGGGTTGGTGTGTTAATATGTCTCGCCATTGCGGGTTATTTGCTTCAAGAACACATCCGGGCATCTGGTGGGTTCAGAAATTCTTTCACAAAAGCCAATGGTCTATCAAACACAATTGGAATAGTCCTTCTGTTTATCTATCCCGTCTGGGCACTGGTACTTGATGTGCTATAG
- the LOC115969517 gene encoding RING-H2 finger protein ATL65 → MKMVPAESPINGYGLDSSLAPSPSPTPTPTPSSSPSPSFASSSIITSVQQASPPSRLPVQFSPPLIAMVVIVATAFLIVTYSRLISRHVIPPILRVLRRYKRWRRRRRGARSYLPSSSGDLDSLPFDSPFFETSDGFHVCSPYGLDETVIKTIPLALYYTTKPYRERRDCAVCLLEFEDDDYVRTLPVCSHAFHVDCIDIWLRSHANCPLCRAGIFRPESPFVPVMAARIRPSLDDSIFRSFGERLESETFPDSRCGSLSEITPCIEEQSPMRNHIINNSNSSHNNYSEERFNGRDFMLKRSYSFGFERNLASERMVMEPATTSPWRYRRGNFWSKRPSPFGSITKPRVFSFRYYRGMKSPFFRRRGFFPLSERFAGNGIGGGSSRRTKSMTSPMFMRSSAAVAGAAAFSSSRLRCGDPEALLSPERFNRR, encoded by the coding sequence ATGAAGATGGTTCCAGCTGAGTCTCCGATCAACGGCTATGGTCTTGACAGCTCATTGgctccatctccatctccaacTCCAACTCCAACTCCATCTTCATCTCCATCTCCTTCCTTCGCCAGCAGTAGCATCATTACTTCGGTGCAACAAGCATCACCACCGTCCAGATTACCCGTCCAATTCAGCCCGCCGTTGATCGCCATGGTAGTCATAGTCGCCACCGCTTTTCTCATCGTGACCTACTCAAGACTCATCTCCCGCCACGTCATCCCTCCGATCCTCCGCGTCCTCCGCCGCTACAAACGGTGGCGCCGTCGCCGACGTGGAGCTCGGTCTTACTTGCCGTCGTCTTCTGGAGACTTGGATTCTCTGCCTTTCGACTCGCCGTTTTTCGAGACGTCCGATGGATTCCACGTGTGCTCGCCGTACGGGCTCGATGAGACGGTGATCAAGACGATTCCTCTAGCTCTGTACTACACCACGAAACCGTACCGTGAACGCCGTGACTGTGCGGTTTGCTTGTTGGAATTCGAGGACGACGATTACGTCCGCACGCTTCCGGTGTGTTCGCATGCTTTTCACGTTGATTGCATCGATATCTGGTTGAGGTCTCATGCTAACTGTCCACTCTGCCGCGCCGGAATATTCCGTCCGGAGTCTCCTTTCGTTCCGGTCATGGCCGCCAGGATCAGACCAAGCCTCGACGACTCGATCTTTCGGAGCTTCGGCGAGAGGCTCGAGAGCGAAACTTTCCCGGACTCTCGCTGCGGATCCCTCTCTGAAATCACTCCGTGCATCGAAGAACAATCTCCGATGAGAAACCACATcatcaacaacagcaacagcagTCACAATAACTACTCCGAAGAGAGATTCAACGGAAGAGATTTCATGTTGAAGCGGTCGTACTCGTTCGGATTCGAACGGAATTTAGCGTCGGAGAGGATGGTGATGGAGCCGGCGACGACGTCACCATGGCGGTACAGAAGAGGAAACTTCTGGAGCAAACGGCCATCGCCGTTCGGATCCATAACAAAACCTAGAGTTTTCTCATTCCGCTACTACAGAGGAATGAAATCGCCGTTTTTCCGACGAAGAGGATTCTTCCCTTTGTCGGAAAGATTCGCCGGCAACGGCATCGGAGGCGGATCATCAAGAAGAACGAAATCAATGACGAGCCCGATGTTCATGAGGTCGTCGGCAGCCGTCGCCGGAGCAGCAGCGTTCTCGTCGAGCCGGTTACGATGTGGAGATCCCGAGGCGCTACTGTCACCGGAGAGATTCAACAGGAGGTAA